Genomic segment of Pseudomonas sp. DY-1:
AGCGCCGAGAACCAGGGAACTTTGATCGGGCATTTCGCCTTCCTCGGTTAAAGCTTTCATTGATTCCCGCCGATATATAAACCGACGTTTCTACTCAGTTTTTCAGCACTCGCGTGCCATAAAGACTGGTGCCTGACCCAACCGGACGCAAGCAAACATGATCAAAAACCTCAGGTTCAGCCACAAGATTCTGCTCGCCGCCTCGCTGGTGGTCATTGCAGCCTTCTCGCTGTTCACCCTGTACAACGATTACTTGCAAAGGAATGCGCTCCGAGACGATTTGGAAAACTACCTGCAGGAAATGGGCGATGTCACCGCCAGCAATATCCAGAACTGGCTATCGGGCCGGATTCTGCTGGTGGAAAGCGTGGCCGAATCCCTGGCTGCCAACTCTTCACCTGAGGCCGTACCTGCGTTGCTGCAACAGCGGGCACTGAGCTCGACATTTGCGTTCACCTATTTCGGTACCCAGGACGGGCAATTCACCATGCGCCCGGACAGCGCAATGCCTGAGGGCTACGACCCGCGCACCCGTCCCTGGTACCAGGGCGCCAAGAGCGCTGGCGGCACCACCCTCACCGAACCCTATGTGGACGCAGCCACCGGCCAGCTGATCATGACCATTGCCACACCGGTCCAGTCCCTCGGCGTAGCCGGTGGCGACCTGAGCCTGCAGACGCTGGTGCAGATCATCAACGCGCTGGACTTCGACGGCATGGGCTACGCCTTCCTGGTTAGTTCCGACGGCAAGATCCTGGTGCATCCGAACAAGGACATGGTGATGAAAAGCCTGCGGGACATCTATCCGCAGAACACGCCTGCCATCAGCACCGGTTTCAGCGAAGTCGAACTGGATGGCAGCACCCGCATCCTCACTTTCGCCCCGGTAAAGGGCCTGCCTTCTGTTAACTGGTACATCGGTGTCTCGGTGGACAAAGACAAGGCCTACAGCATGCTCAGCGAGTTCCGTGCATCGGCCATCATTGCCACCGTGATCGCAGTGGTGATCATCATGATCCTGCTCGGCATGCTGATCCGTGTGCTGATGCAGCCCTTGCACATCATGGGTCGCGCCATGCAGGACATCGCCCAGGGTGAAGGCGACCTGACTCGCCGCCTGGCGATCCATACCCAGGATGAGTTCGGCGAACTGGCCAGTGCTTTCAACCGCTTCGTCGAGCGTATCCACGGCTCCATCCGCGAAGTGTCCTCGGCCACCAATCAGGTGAACCAGGTGGCCAAGCTCGTGCTCAACGCCTCCAACTCGTCCATGAGCAACTCCGACGAGCAGGCCAACCGCACCAACAGCGTCGCCGCGGCGATCAATGAACTGGGCGCCGCCGCCCAGGAAATCGCCCGCAACGCCGCCGATGCCTCGCACCAGGCGTCCTCCGCACGCACCCTCGCCGAGGATGGCCGTCAGGTGGTGGAGCGCACCATTTCCGCGATGAACGAACTGTCCGGGAAGATCCGCGCCTCCTGCGGCAACATCGAGACGCTGAACAGCAAGACGGTGAACATCGGCCAAATCCTCGAAGTGATCAAAGGCATTTCCGAACAGACCAACCTGCTGGCACTCAACGCCGCCATCGAGGCCGCCCGCGCCGGGGAAGCCGGCCGTGGTTTCGCCGTGGTGGCCGATGAAGTGCGCAACCTGGCGCATCGCACCCAGGAGTCGGCGCAGGAAATCCAGCAGATGATCGAGGAACTGCAGGTCGGCGCCCGCGAAGCGGTCACCACCATGACCGAGAGCCAGCGCTACAGCGAGCAGAGCGTGGAAATCGCCAACCAGGCCGGCGAGCGCCTGGGCAGCGTGACCCATCGCATCGGCGAGATCGACGGCATGAACCAGTCGGTGGCCACCGCCACCGAGGAACAGACCGCCGTGGTCGACTCGCTGAACATGGACATCACCGAGATCAACACCCTCAACCAGGAAGGCGTGGAAAACCTCCAGGCCACCCTGCGCGCCTGTGCCGACCTCGACCAGCAGGCTGCGCGTCTGCAACAACTGGTGGGCAGCTTCCGGATCTGACCCCAACTCTCTCCTCTTCGGAGAGAGGGCGATTAACGCCCCAAACGAAGAAGGCGCCCTATGGCGCCTTCTTCGCTTCTTCTTCCTCTTCCTGCGTCTTTCGCCACAACTCGGCGGCCCCTGGGAACTCGGTGCCGTTTTCCTCGCTCAGCTCATCGGGGGTCATAACGCCGCACGCAGCCTTCGCCGAGCGTAGGCGGCGGACTGGAGGTTGCTCGGTCACGTGGGTCAGCCATGGCAGCGATCCTCAGACTTCCGGTGGTTGTTCAGGGTCATGCTGAGCAAAGCCCTTCACCGCGCGCAGCACATCGCGGCGACTGATCTGGCCGACCAGAACCCCCTCCTCGACTACTGGAAAACGCCGTCGCTTGTCGCGCAGGAAGCGCTGGCAGACATCAATGATGTCGGCTTCGGGCGAAACGCTCTCCACTTGGGTGGACATATATCCGCCGACATTGCCAATCGCCGCTTCGTAATACGCGCCGGAAAGTATGCCGCGCAGGCAATCGCCCTCCGAGAGCATGCCAATAAGGTGGCCCTGCGAGTCCACCACGGGCGCACCAGATACCCGATGCTCCAGTAGCCGCTCGATGGCGAGGAGAAGATCGGTGTCGGGCCTGAAGGTCACCAGGTGGCGGGTCATGTAGTCGCGCACCTTTATGGATTTGAGCATGGGCGGGCTCCTGTTCCGGTTGACCGGAGCGGATGCCCGCCAAGGTCGTCAGTTGAACACGACGGTCTTGTTGTCGTGCACCAGTACCCGGTCTTCAAGGTGATAGCGTAGTCCACGGGACAGCACCATCTTCTCCACGTCCTTGCCGAAGCGAACCATGTCTTCAACGCTGTCGCGATGGGTCACTCGCACCACGTCCTGTTCGATGATCGGGCCGGCATCCAGCTCTTCAGTGACGTAGTGGCACGTGGCGCCGATCAGCTTCACACCACGCAGTGAAGCCTGGTGGTAAGGCTTGGCCCCCACGAAGGACGGCAGGAAGCTGTGGTGAATGTTGATCACCTGATGGGCATAACGCTGGCAGAGTTCCGGCGGGAGAATCTGCATGTAGCGGGCAAGCACGACGGTATCGGCATTGTGCTCCTCCACCAGGCGCGAAACCTCATCGAAGGCCGGCTGCTTGTTCTTCGCATCCACCGGTACGTGGAAATAAGGAATGCCGTGCCACTCCACCATGCTGCGCAGGTCATCGTGGTTGGCGATCACGCAGGGTATCTCGCAATCCAGCTCACCGCTGTGCCAGCGGTGCAGCAAGTCGGCCAGGCAGTGGGACTCGCGACTGGCCATCAGCACGACGCGCTTCTTCACTTCGGAGTCGGTCACCCGCCAGTCCATGGCGAACTCACGGGCTATGGGCGCGAACGCCTGGCGGAAACCATCCAGATCGAAAGGCAGGGAATCGGCACGGATTTCATGGCGCATGAAGAACCAGCCGCTCTGATTATCCGAATGATGGCTGGCCTCGGTAATCCAGCCGTTGTAGGTAGCCAGGAAGTTACTGACCTTGGCTACGATGCCGACGCCGTCCGGACAGGCAATCACCAGACGAAATGTGCGCATTTGGGAACACTCCAGAGACTTCACAAAGGCGGCCATTCTAGCCACTACGCGCAAAAACTTCAGTAACCACGTGGGTTACAGCGGATTGCCGGCCATCGTAAAAAAAGCGCGACGCACAACTAAGGGGCGTAAGCGGACATCGATATAGCGAGTGTACGAAGCGCAATTACGCACTTGAGCGACCGGCGGACTAGTATGAAAGAAGAAGTCGCCGACAATGCGTACAAAAGTTTTCCTGCTTATTTACTTGCAGATAATCGCTGTCTATTATTGATGACACTTCGCAATCGCAAGTCAACGTACGATTCCAACAAGGGACGCCGACATGTCGCTGATCAACGAATACCGGGCAACGGAAGAAGCCATCAAGGAGCTCCAGGAGCGCCTGAAGAACCTGTCCCAGGACGACAAGCTGAAAAAAGAACTTGAGTTCGAAGGCAAACTGCGCACTCTGATGGGCGAATATCAGAAGTCCCTGCGCGACATCATTGCCCTGCTCGATCCCGATGCCCGCTCCACCAAGGCCCCGCGCGCCGCGAAAGCTTCTGCCACCGGCAGCAAGCGCGCCCGCAAGGTCAAGCAGTACAAAAACCCGAACACCGGTGAAGTCATCGAAACCAAAGGCGGCAACCACAAGACTCTGAAAGAGTGGAAAGCCAAGTGGGGCGCTGACACCGTTGAAAGCTGGGCCACCATCCTGGGCTAAGCCTTCAGCAATAAAGAACGCCAGCATCTGCTGGCGTTTTTTATTGGCGCGGGTAAACCCCGGAAGTACCCGGGGCGTTTTCACAACTGATAGCGATGCCGCAGTTCCGTGGCATATCGACGCCACTCCAGCAACACCACCTGTTGTGCCGGATCAGCTTTGAGCTGGAACTCATCCAGCGCCTTGAAAAAACTCTCCATGGTATTAGGCGCCCCGAATTCCGGGCTATTCAGCCGATTCCTGCAAAACGCCTCCCATCGTGAGCGGTCGGATTCCGACAAAGTTTCAGGGAAGTTTCTTGCACGGTAACGGAACAGCAACTCAGGCAGGCGCGGGTCATCGAACGGCCAATTCTCGCGAGACAAACGTTGCGGATCGGCGAGCCGCACTTGTTCACACAGGCGACGATCACGGTCACCGAGGAATCCGTCATACAATTGCTGCTCCGGATCATCCGGCGAAGAGAATTCCTCTTCCGCATAAATAACCGGCAACTTCTCTTGCCAGATGACAGCCTGCTCGGTGAGCAACGCGGCACGACGTTGGCAGAGTTCCAGATCAACGCCCAGGCGCTGCCGATCAGCTTCGCGCAGCACCGCTAGGGGAGCGACTACCGGACAACGATTGATATGCAGCAATTTCAGTGGCACCGGCAGTTCGCCTTCAGCCAGGTCATCGCGTCGGGTATAGAGGCGCTGGCGCAGCACTTCCGCATCCAGTTCGAGCAGCGGGCCCGGCTCCGACTGCAGGTCCAACACGATCAGCGCGTTGCGGTTGCGCGGATGCCAGGCAAGGGGTAGCACCACTGCCAGGTAATGTCGCTCACCGGAGAAGCGCCCGGAGATGTGCACCAGAGGTTGCAGCAGCCGCACCTGCTCCTGGACCTTGTGCTTGCTGCGCAGCTGGTAGAGATAGTCGAACAGCTTCGGCTGGCGCTCGCGCAGGAGGCGTGCCAGGGCAATGGTCGCGCGGACGTCGGAAAGTGCATCGTGGGCCTGACCATGGTCGATGCCGTTGGCCGCAGTGAGCAGCTCCAGCCGCAGGCTGACGCGACCGTCCTGTTGCGGCCACTCGATGCCCTCTGGACGCAGTGCATAGGCAGTACGTACCAGGTCGATCAGATCCCAGCGGCTGTTACCGCCCTGCCACTCGCGAGCGTAAGGATCATAGAAGTTGCGATAGAGGCTGTAGCGGGTGACTTCATCATCGAAGCGCAGGGTGTTGTAGCCGGCGCCGCAGGTTCCTGGCAGGGCCAATTCGGCATGTACCCGATGCATGAACTCGGCTTCGCCCAACCCTTTCGCCGCCAGGGTAGCGGGCAGGATGCCGGTGACCAGGCAAGCGGCCGGATGGGGCAGGATGTCATCGCTGGGCTTGCAGTAGAGGTTGATCGGCTCGCCGATCTCGTTGAGCGCCTCGTCAGTCCGAATTCCGGCTACCTGCAGTGGCCGGTCGCACCGCGGGTTGATGCCGGTGGTTTCGTAGTCGTGCCAGAAAATGCTGGAAGTCACGGCGTCCCCCTTGTTCGTGAGCTGGGCAGTCTATCACCGGGACGTGTATGGCAAAGGCGCTGAACGGGCGGTGAAACTTCGCCATCCAACGACTTGCTGGGCGGTTTCCGGCGTGCCTAGAATCGCCGCCACTGGACGATCGCCCCCCGCCAAGGACTGCCCCATGCCCGTGCCTCTCGCACTTCGCGCACGCACCTGCGTGCCATGCGCTCCGTCGAAAACTCCAAATCTTTCACAGCATGCGGGCTGAGTCTTCTCGGCCAGGTTGCCTGGATACCGGCCGCTCGCTAGCATCTGGCTTTCCCCTTGGCGCCCAGCCGATGCCCGCAAACCGAGCCAGTCCCCAACCTGCCGACTCCCAGGCCCAACCGCTGGACACCCGCTACCAGGTGGAAACACCGGAAGGCATCGACCTGATTCTGCGTCCGGCCGGCCTGTTGCCACGCGCTCTTGCCTATGCCATCGACCTGGCCATTCGTGGCGCCATCATGCTGGTGCTGTTCATTGCCCTGGCCCTGCTCGGACAACTCGGTTTCGGCCTCGGCCTGATCCTCATGTTCCTGCTCAACTGGTGGTACATGGTGCTGTTCGAAGTACTCAATCAGGGCCGCTCGCCCGGCAAGCAGATAATGGGGCTGCGTGTCGTGCATGACGACGGTACTCCCATTGGCTGGTCCGCCTCCCTGGTGCGAAACCTGTTGCGCTTCGTCGATCTGCTGCCCTTCGCCTATACCCTGGGCGCCCTCAGCTGCCTCCTGCATCCAACGTTCAAGCGCCTGGGTGATATCGCCGCCGGCAGCCTGGTGGTCTATCGCGACGAGAAGACCCAGCGTCCCGAACTACCAGATGCCGAGCCTGAGCGCGCACCATTCGACCTGACCCTCGCCGACCAGCGCGCCCTGCTGGGATTCGCCGAACGCCAGGCCGACTTGTCACCGGCCCGCCGCGCTGAACTCGCCGGCATCCTCGCCGCGCCGCTGAACGTGATGCCGCAACAGGCCCAAGCCCGCATCAACGGCATCGCCCGTGGTCTGCTGGGATCGAGCACGCCATGAAACAGAATCTCTTCGAACGCCAGCATCAGGCTGGCTGGAAAGCCTTCGCCGATCTGCTCGATCGCCTCGAACGTGGCAAGGCCGATGCTCGCGCCTGCGAAAGCTTCTCCGCCGACTACAGGCAGGTCTGCCAACAGCTGGCGCTGGCCCAGGAGCGCGGTTATAGCAGCCACCTGGTGGAGCACCTGCACCGACTGGCCATGCGCGGCCACCAGCAGTTCTACCGCCATCGCAGCCACCTCGGCGCGCGCCTGCTGGGCTTCCTGCTGGGCGGATTCCCGCGCCTGGTGCGCAGCCAGTGGCGCAGCATCGCTGCCGCCTGCCTGCTGTTCTATGGCAGCCTGCTGTTGATGGGCCTGCTGGTGCACAACTGGCCGGATCTGGTCTACAGCGTGCTGGATCCGGAGCAGGTGTCGTCGATGGAGTCCATGTACGACCCTGACGCCCGACGCATCGGCCCCATGAGCGAACGAGACTCCGGGGACGACTGGATGATGTTCGGCCACTACATCATGAACAACATCGGCATCGCCTTTCAGACTTACGCAGGCGGCCTGCTCTTCGGCGTCGGTAGCCTGTTCTTCCTTTTGTTCAACGGCCTCCACATAGGTGCGGTGGCCGGGCACCTGACTCAGATCGGCTTCGGCGAAACCTTCTGGTCCTTCGTCATCGGTCACGGTGCGTTCGAACTCACCGCCATCGCCTTCGCCGGTGCCGCCGGCCTGCAACTGGGCTGGGCCCTGCTCGCGCCAGGCCGTCTGCCCCGCGGCGAAGCGCTGCGCCTGGCCGGTGCACGCAGCGTACAGCTGGTAGCCGGAGTGATACTGCTGCTGGTGATCGCTGCTTTCATCGAAGCCTATTGGTCCTCCATGACCCTGGTCACGCCCCAGGTGAAATACTGGGTTGGCGCCTGCCTCTGGCTGCTGGTCGCGCTCTATTTCGGGCTGGTGGGCAGGAGGACTCATGCGCCTGACTGACGCCAGCGTCACTATCCGTCCGCGTAGCGCCTGGGAGGCCATGGACCTCGGCGTACTGCTGGCGCGTCGCCATGCCGGCCTGCTGATGGCCAGTTGGGCACTGGTGACCCTGCCGGTGTTCGGCCTCCTCACGCTGGTTTGCTGGAAGTATCCGGGCCTGGCGGTCTTCCTTTTCTGGCTGCTGAAGCCCGCCTATGAACGGCTGCCGCTGTACATTCTCTCCCGCGCCCTGTTTGGCGACACGCCGACCCTCAGGCAGGCCCTGCGCGCATACCCGCGACTGCTCAAGCCGCAGTTGCTCGCCAGCCTGACCTGGCGGCGCCTCAGCACCACCCGAAGTTTCGATCTGCCGGTGCTGCAACTGGAAGGACTTTCCGGGCAGGCACGCAGCCAGCGCCTGGTGGTCCTGGGGCAACGCAACGCGGGCGGTGCCACTTGGCTGACGGTGATCGGCGTGCATCTGGAATCCGCCCTCTGGTTCGGCTTCATCACACTGCTCTACCTGATGCTGCCCCAGCAGGTGGTGATCGACTGGGACTGGCAGAAGCTTCTGGAAATGGCCTCGGGCGAGTGGCTCTGGCTGGAGCACCTGTCCAACAGCCTCTATGCCTTGGTACTGGTGATCTGGGGACCGGTCTACGTCGCCTGCGGTTTCACCCTGTACCTGAACCGTCGAACGTCCCTGGAAGGCTGGGACATCGAATTGCAGTTCCGCCGCATGCGCCAGCGCCTGACCGGTACCGCTTACGCGCTTCTGCTGGGCCTGGGATTGCTGCTAAGCCAGCTGCCGCAACCGGCCATGGCAGATGACGCGCCGGCCCTGTGCCTTGCACCCCAGGCCTTCCTCGATGGCCCCGATGCCGAACGCCTCACCCACCAGTCGCTGACCGGCAAGGCCGCGAAGGAAGACATTGGCGCCCTGCTGGACAATCCGCCCTTCCAGAACCGGGAAACCGTCACTCGCTGGCGTCTGGGCGAGGAGGCCGCCGACAAGGAACTGAAGCCCGAAGACGTCGAAGGCTGGGCCGAGTTCATCCGCAGCCTGTTCAAGCTGGCCGAGTACGCCAAGAGCCTGGACACACTTGCCCTGGTCATCAAGGTACTGCTCTGGGGTGCGCTGATCAGCCTTCTGGCCCTGCTGCTCTGGCGCTATCGCGACTGGCTCAGCACCTTCGCCGGACGACTGGGACTGCCCCAGCACCGCACACGCGTAGCGCCTTCAGTGCTGTTCGGTCTGGAGCTGGCGCCGGAAAGCCTTCCGGACGATGTCGCTGCGGAGGCCGAGCGCCTCTGGTCCAGCCAACCCCGCGAAGCCCTCGGTTTGCTCTATCGCGCCCTGCTGAGCCGCTTGCTGCACGACTTCCGCCTGCCGCTCAAGCAATCCCATACCGAAGGTGAAGTGCTGCAACTGGTGCGTCGCCTGGACAACACCGAGCTGGAAGGTTTCAGCCAGGTCCTCACCGGGCACTGGCAGAACCTCGCCTACGGCCACCGCCTGCCCGCAAGCGAATTGCGCCAAGGCCTCTGCGATGGCTGGCGTCGCCTGTTCAACGCCGGAGCCGCAACATGAAACCGCGCCTGCGCTTCCTGATCTGCGCCGGCCTGTTCCTTTTACTGGGCCTGCTGGCGATCCATCTTGGTGGGCGTCTGCAGCCCTATCAGGACATCGTCGAACATGGCCCCGCGCCGGAAGTACTGGGCAATCCGTACCTCGCCGCCGAGCACTTCCTGCGCAAGCAGGGCCTGCAAGTAGTGCGGGCGAACGGCCTGGAAGTACTCGACAATCTGCCCAGTGCCGGCCACAGCCTGTTGCTGCTCGGCAGCCGCTCACGCATGACGCCACGCCAGGCCGACCGCCTGCTGGAGTGGGCGAGCAAGGGCGGACACCTACTGTTCATCGCCGAGCGCATCTATGACGAAAGCGACGGCAAGAGCGGCGACCTGCTGGCGGATCGACTGGGCATCCAGCAATTCGAAGCCAAGGAGCTCGACGAAGACAAAAGCACTGAGCCCGAGGCGCCTGAGGACAACCGCACCGAGGAACAGGCTGCGGCCTCTGTCTCTCCCCAGGACGACCAGGAGCTCGCAGAGGGAGATCCGTTCCCCGAGCTGACCAAGCTCTATCTGGAAAATGAACAGGCACCGGCCTACGCCGGCTTCGACCCTGAATTCCATCTCTACGACAGCCAGAACCGCGCCCATGCCTGGGCCAACAGCGCCAAGGCCACGCACATGCTGCAGCTGGACCACGGCGACGGTCTGGTCACCGTGCTTACCGACGGCTGGATCTGGCAGAACCGCGATATCGACGAGTACGACAACGCCTGGCTGCTCTGGTATCTGACCCAGGACAGCACCGTCACCCTGCTCTACCGCGCCGAACGCGACAGCCTGGTCACCCTGCTCGGACAGAACTTCCCCGAAGCCCTGGTGGCCCTCGCCCTGTTCGTCGTCCTGCTGCTTTGGCACGTTGGCCAACGCCAGGGGCCGCTACAGGCGCCAGCCAGCCGCGCGCGCCGGCAACTGCAAGAACACCTGCGCGGAAGCGCCGACTTCCTGCTCCGTCGCAGTGGCCAGTCCAGCCTGCTGCAAGGTCTGCAACGTGATATCCAGCGCCGCGCCCGTCATCGTCACCCCGGATTCGAACGGCTCCCCGTGGCCGAGCAGTGGCAGGTGCTGGGCCGCCTGACCCGTCTGCCGCCCAGCGCCATCAGCCAGGCCATGCGGCCGCTGCCTAAGCAACGGCTTACCGCCGCCGACTTCACCCGCCAGGTCGCCCACCTGCAAACCCTCAGGAATGCCCTATGATCTGGCACCTTGCAAAGGTTAGATTCCCGTTCTATTAAGGAATCGTCCCTGACGAGCCCTTTGTCCTGAGATGGTGCTTGAGGGTCGATCTAATGGCCCTAACTCTGCGAAAGCAGGCAAAGGGATTAAGTGTCTGGTCAGCGCAGGGGACGGCAGATGGAGCTTGTATGGGCTACTAAAGATTTTGTGATTGCTGGGCAACCCTATTCAGGGTTCCCGATTCTGCTTTGGGACTCGATGGAAAGCTGCGTCCCGGCCAACCTGTTCATTCGTGACTACATATTGCGTGGCAGGATTGGCTCCAAGCGATCTTGGCCCAGCACAGGACGCGCTCTGTACGACTTCTTCAGCTTCCTCCAGGCCCATGATCTGGATTGGCGCGACGTTGATCGGGGCGAGGCCAAGTCCCTTGTGGCGGCCTATCGGGGCTACTGCCTGGACTCATGCGAACTGGCACCGAACACCACTTACCAGCGCCTGCATTACATCTGCGAGTTCTACGAATTCGCGCTAAAGCAGGGGTGGGTGAAGCGCCTGCCCTTCACCTACGAAGAACGCACCGTGAGGCGCCAAACAGGTTTCCTAGCGCATCTCGATGCCAGTGGTGGTAAGGCCATGGTGAACGATGCGATGCCGCATCGCCCCAAGGCCCTGCCCAAGTTCTTGAGCATGGCCGAGGTCAAGGCGCTCCTAGCCGCAGTGGAGAACCCCCATCATCGGATGATGATGCGCCTGGCGCTGCAGACGGGTCTGCGCCGCGAGGAAATCGCCACCTTCCCACTGACCTATGTCTTCGACCCAGACAAGGGGGGAAAAACCGAGCGGAATCTCCGCATTCACCTCGATCCGTCCGACGGCAGCGGCATGGCGACCAAGGGCAGCAAGCCGCGAAAGATTCACGTCAGCCGCAAGTTCATGGCCGAACTCTACCGCTATGTGACCAAGGTTCGCGGCGAGCGTGCCTCGCTGAGCAAGACCCCACAAAGGGCGCTGTTCCTCAACCAGTTCGGGGAACCCTATAGCGAGGACGGCAAGAGCCTCAATCGGATCATCAGCGAGGCCGGCAAGCGGGCTGGAATCAAGGTCCATACGCACATGCTCCGGCATACCTATGCCACCCATACCCTGGTCAGCCTTCAGCGCACTCCTGAGAGCGGGTTGGAGCCTTTGGTATACGTTCAGCGGCAACTCGGCCACAGCTCGATTCAGACGACGATGGTGTACCTGCATTTGGTCAACGAAATGGCAGACCAGGCGGTGCTGGCCTATGACGACGAGTTGAACGCATTGGCGGAGGCGGCCTGATGGGCAAGCGCAAGGTCTTTGCCAAGACCGACCTCAGCGTCCCGCAAATCGAGCACTCACTCGACACCGCAGGCAATGTGGTCATTCTGCCCGAGGCCATCCCTCCGACGAACACCACGGTCGAGTTCGGGCGGAACACCTCTAGCGCCCGTCGCTTCGACTTTGCCCGCTGGTACGGCGCCGGTGTCGACCCCATCACCTACGCCTGCCAGCGCCAGATCGAACGCTTCCTCGCCGGCCAGGAGGGCATTCTCGCGGCCGGCACCGTGGTTAGCTACTGCAATAGTGGGCTGCGCTATTTTCTCGAGTACTGTGTGTTGCGGGCGACGGCTTTTGGCCGTGACTTGGCCCTGGCCGATGTGAACCGGGACCTAATCGACGGCTATCTCGGCCATCTGGCTGGGCGGGGCGTGGAGACTACCACTCAGAAGTCCTTCTACTCGCAGACCAAGCCCGTCCTGCTCGCCTTAGGGCGGCGCGGTCTGATCCCCTTGGTCGCCTCCGGAGATGCGGCCACCTTCCCCTGCAACCCCTTCCCGAACAGCAACCGTAAGGCCAGAGGTGAAACGGCGCTGTCCAACCGCGAGCGGCAGGCGTTCACCGTGGCGCTGCGACAGGAGATCAAGCCGATTTGGGCCGACGGCGCGCCTGTGACCAGTGAACTGCTGGGCTTGGCCTTGCTGATCGTGGCGTTGCACACCGGACGCAATACCACGCCACTGCTGGAAATGGGCCGCGACTGCCTGCGCCCGCACCCCAAGGACAACACCGTTTTCCTGGTGCTATGGAAGCGGCGCGGCTACAACACCAGCAAGGTGGCGCTACGAGCAGAGTCAGACGCCGAGCGCCTTCTAGAGTCCACGCCGAGCGTGCGAACCAACGTGGAGCGCCTGATCCGCCGCGTGATGACATTGACCGAGCCCCTGGATGCGGAGGCCCCGGATGACCTCAAGGGCCGCGTATGGCTGTACCGCAGTCGCAACGGCAAGAGTGTCGGTCAAGTCACGGTTTTGAGCGCAGAAATGTTGGCTCGGGCGACAAACCTCCTCGTAGCCAAGCATGGTCTGATCGACAGCGACGGAGAGCCACTGCGCATCAATATCTCGCGCTTGCGTAAGACGTTTGCCAACCGCATCTTCGAGTTGACCGACGGCGATTTGGCGACCACCGCCGCGGCCCTCGGCAATACCCTGCAGGTGGCCGACCAACACTACCTGGCGCCCGGCAAGGATGCCCGTCGCAACTGGCAGTTCATGGGCGAGGTACTGGTGCAGGAACTGCTGACTCGAACCATCGGTGCGACTTATACGGACACACCTATGGGCCACTGCGCCGACCAGATTTATGGCCAGTACGCCCCGAAGCGCGAGGGCGTGACTTGCATGAACTTCATGAACTGCCTGCGCTGCAAGCACTACGCGGTAACCGCCGAGGATCTGTACAAGCTGTTCAGCTTCTACTTCCGTGTGCTGGCCGAGCGCTCGCGCATGGACAAGCGGCGCTGGGCACGGGAGTACGCCCACATCCCCCGCTTGATCGACCACTACATCGTTGCCGAGGGGCTGCGACGCGGCACCTTCAAGACCGCAGCCGTGGAAGCCGCCCGTGAGCGCGCCCGCACACAGCCGCACCCGTTCTGGTCGGTTGATTTGATCGACAGTCTGGAGGTCATTGCATGAATGACAACACCCTGGCGACGCTACCCTCACCCCTTGCCGCCCAGCCAAGTGATGCGCGCGGGCTCCCCGAGCCCGAACGCGACGCCCTGATCATCAGCGCTACTCAGGTCGATGGGCAGTGG
This window contains:
- a CDS encoding DUF4129 domain-containing protein, with product MRLTDASVTIRPRSAWEAMDLGVLLARRHAGLLMASWALVTLPVFGLLTLVCWKYPGLAVFLFWLLKPAYERLPLYILSRALFGDTPTLRQALRAYPRLLKPQLLASLTWRRLSTTRSFDLPVLQLEGLSGQARSQRLVVLGQRNAGGATWLTVIGVHLESALWFGFITLLYLMLPQQVVIDWDWQKLLEMASGEWLWLEHLSNSLYALVLVIWGPVYVACGFTLYLNRRTSLEGWDIELQFRRMRQRLTGTAYALLLGLGLLLSQLPQPAMADDAPALCLAPQAFLDGPDAERLTHQSLTGKAAKEDIGALLDNPPFQNRETVTRWRLGEEAADKELKPEDVEGWAEFIRSLFKLAEYAKSLDTLALVIKVLLWGALISLLALLLWRYRDWLSTFAGRLGLPQHRTRVAPSVLFGLELAPESLPDDVAAEAERLWSSQPREALGLLYRALLSRLLHDFRLPLKQSHTEGEVLQLVRRLDNTELEGFSQVLTGHWQNLAYGHRLPASELRQGLCDGWRRLFNAGAAT
- a CDS encoding stage II sporulation protein M is translated as MKQNLFERQHQAGWKAFADLLDRLERGKADARACESFSADYRQVCQQLALAQERGYSSHLVEHLHRLAMRGHQQFYRHRSHLGARLLGFLLGGFPRLVRSQWRSIAAACLLFYGSLLLMGLLVHNWPDLVYSVLDPEQVSSMESMYDPDARRIGPMSERDSGDDWMMFGHYIMNNIGIAFQTYAGGLLFGVGSLFFLLFNGLHIGAVAGHLTQIGFGETFWSFVIGHGAFELTAIAFAGAAGLQLGWALLAPGRLPRGEALRLAGARSVQLVAGVILLLVIAAFIEAYWSSMTLVTPQVKYWVGACLWLLVALYFGLVGRRTHAPD
- a CDS encoding site-specific integrase; its protein translation is MELVWATKDFVIAGQPYSGFPILLWDSMESCVPANLFIRDYILRGRIGSKRSWPSTGRALYDFFSFLQAHDLDWRDVDRGEAKSLVAAYRGYCLDSCELAPNTTYQRLHYICEFYEFALKQGWVKRLPFTYEERTVRRQTGFLAHLDASGGKAMVNDAMPHRPKALPKFLSMAEVKALLAAVENPHHRMMMRLALQTGLRREEIATFPLTYVFDPDKGGKTERNLRIHLDPSDGSGMATKGSKPRKIHVSRKFMAELYRYVTKVRGERASLSKTPQRALFLNQFGEPYSEDGKSLNRIISEAGKRAGIKVHTHMLRHTYATHTLVSLQRTPESGLEPLVYVQRQLGHSSIQTTMVYLHLVNEMADQAVLAYDDELNALAEAA
- a CDS encoding DUF4350 domain-containing protein, yielding MKPRLRFLICAGLFLLLGLLAIHLGGRLQPYQDIVEHGPAPEVLGNPYLAAEHFLRKQGLQVVRANGLEVLDNLPSAGHSLLLLGSRSRMTPRQADRLLEWASKGGHLLFIAERIYDESDGKSGDLLADRLGIQQFEAKELDEDKSTEPEAPEDNRTEEQAAASVSPQDDQELAEGDPFPELTKLYLENEQAPAYAGFDPEFHLYDSQNRAHAWANSAKATHMLQLDHGDGLVTVLTDGWIWQNRDIDEYDNAWLLWYLTQDSTVTLLYRAERDSLVTLLGQNFPEALVALALFVVLLLWHVGQRQGPLQAPASRARRQLQEHLRGSADFLLRRSGQSSLLQGLQRDIQRRARHRHPGFERLPVAEQWQVLGRLTRLPPSAISQAMRPLPKQRLTAADFTRQVAHLQTLRNAL